GACGGATTCCGGCGCGGAGGGGCTCGATTCGGCCTCACTCGCCGGGCGAGCAGTTTCGAAGATGGGGGACTCATCCACGTGCGAGCGGAGATAATAGCTGATAGGTGTGATCACCAGACCGCCAATGAGAAAAGGAATTCGCCACCCCCAGGCTTCGAGCGACGCATGATCCATCAACGTCGACAGACCAGCCGCCAGAATCGAGCCGAATAGCGTTCCACCAACCGCACTGGCCTGTTGCAGACAGCTATACAGGGCGCGCCTTTTGGGCGGCGCCCACTCGATCAGAAAAGAGATCGCATTACCGCATTCCCCACCTTGAGAAAACCCCTGTATCAAACGAAACACCACCAGCAGAATCGGAGCCGTTATTCCAATTTGAGCATAGGTGGGTAACAGCCCCATCATCAATGTGCCGAGACCCATCATCGGCATGGCGATCATGAGCGCGAGCTTGCGACCTTTCACATCACCCAGCCGCCCAAAAAATAGTGCGCCCAGTGGTCGAGCGATCAACCCGACGCCAAAAATCGCAAAGGTTCCAACGAGTGACGTGGCGGCCGAATGTTCTGCCGGGAAGAAGTTGTGGGCAAACAGCACTGCGAAATAGGCATAGCACACGAAATCGTAGTTCTCAAGCGCATTGCCCAGGACACTTGCAACGACTGCCTTTCTCCGTTTGCTGATAGTCGGGTGTGCCTCCAACGCCTGCGTACTCATGTCACCTCCAATCGAGAATTTTTATGGACTGCTTTTTTAAACTGAACAATCCCCTTTCACTGCGCCGAAGAAGGGATCTTCAGGAACCGAAAGTGAGCGCGTGCCGGGGGCGTATCTGCCTGATGGCTTATTAAACATAGCCGTCGCGCACGCACGCTACCGCATACCACGCGGTGCGAACCGTGTGCCCCGCAGCTGGGATATCTGTGTGAATAACGCTGCGACACCGGACCAGCGCCCTCTCCCGGAGCATCTGCGATCAATTTTATAAATTGGAATGAATGCAGTACATCGCATACTGCTGCTGATCCGACGTCTGTTATACCGACGACAGGATCAGAGGATTAGCCAAAACGGCCGCCCGTTACGTGCAGCACTTCCCCCGTAATAAAACTGGCGCGCTCGCTTGCCAGAAAGGCGACCGCATCGGCCACATCTTCTGGGCGTCCCGCCCGTTTCACGGATTGCATCTTTACCGCGCGCTCCTTAATCATCTCATACGTATCCAGCGCCTGAATCATCTCCGTTTCCATGAAGCCCGGGGCGACGCAATTGACAGTAATGCCGTATCGTCCCTCTTCGATGGCCAGAGATTTTGCCATGCCGATCAGCCCGGCCTTGGCGGCCGAGTAATTCGCCTGTGTCGGATTGCCGAAATGCGCTCGGGAGCTAATGTTGACGACACGGCCCCAACCCTGCTCGATCATATGCGGCATCACCGCTTTCGATACGAGAAAAGCCCCTTTGAGCATGACGTTTATCACGAAGTCCCAGTCGTCCTCGGTCATCTTGACCAGGTACTTATCTCGAGGCGAACCCGCATTATTAACCAGGATATGCACGGTTCCGAACGTCGCCACGGTCTCGTCGACCAGTCGCTGAACATCGTCCGGTTTGGTGATGTCACCGATCACGCAGTGGGCGGAGAACCCGTCCGCACGCAGTGCCGCGGCCGTGTCCTCGGCACGATCGCGCGAGATGTCCGTGATGACGACTTTCGCGCCTTCCTCTGCCAAACGACGCGCCGTGGCAGCACCGAGGCCGCGCGCGGAACCCGTCACGATCGCCACCTTGTTTTCGAGATCCAGATTCATTTCGCAATTCCTTTCTTATCAGATGGAGGACAGCGCTGCATCGAACAGTCGCGCGCCTCCACATCAAACCGCCAATTTTGCATAGCACGCCACTGATGCAACAGCATGCCCGCTTCGGATCATTCTTCGGCCGTTAATCCCGGCGGGAGATTAACCCCCGGCCGATCACCTGTGCCTGAATTTCTGCTGCGCCTTCGAAGATACTCAAAATGCGCGCGTCACACAGCACGCGACTAATTTCGAACTCAAGCGCGTAGCCATTACCGCCGTGGATTTGCAGGCCGGTATCCGCATTGCTCCAGGCAACGCGCGCCGCCAGCAACTTGGCCATGCCGGCCTCGATATCACACCGATGCCCCTTCTCTTTCTCGGTCGCAGCAAAGTATGTCAACTCGCGCGCCATGACAGTCTCGGCAAGCATCATGGCCAGTTTGTCGGACACCCGCGGGAATTCGACAATCGGTCGGCCAAACTGCTTTCTGTCGCCCGCATACCGCCAGGCCAGCTCGAACCCACGCCACGCGACGCCGACTGCACGTGCTGCGGTCTGAATCCGGGCACCTTCAAAGGTTTTCATCAATTGCCGGAAACCTTGACCCCGATTGCCGCCCAGTACCGCTTCGCCTTTTACCTCGAAGCGATCGAAGGCGATTTCGTATTCCTTCATTCCGCGATAGCCCAGCACCGGGATTTCGCCGCCGCTCATGCCCTGAGTCGGGAACGGGTCCTGGCCGGATCCGCGAAGCTTTGGGGCGAGGAACATCGACAGCCCCGCGTAGCCGCTCACGTCAGGTTCGGATCGCGCCAGCACGGTCATCAAATCACTTCGCGCTGCATGAGTGATCCAGGTCTTATTTCCATCAATCTGCCAACCGCCGCCCGGCAGTTGCGTCGCGCGTGTACGGAGCGAGGCCAGATCCGAACCCGTATCGGGTTCCGTGAAAACAGCCGTCGGCAGCACTTCGCCAGACGAAATCTTCGGGAGCCAATGCGCCTTCTGCTCGGGCGTACCCGCGCTTGCTATCAGTTCACCGGCGATTTCCGAACGCGTACCGAGCGAACCCGCCGCGATCCAGGCGCGGCTCAATTCCTCCGTCACAATGCACATGGCGTGCTTGCCGAGTCCCAGTCCACCGAATTCGGCAGGAATACACACGCCGAACGTACCAAGTTCTGCCAGCTTGGCCACCACCGCATCTGGAATCAACTCATCTGCGAGATGCCAGCTTTGCGCGTAGGGGGTGATCTCCTTTGCCGCGAAACGGCGGAACTGGTCGCGTATCAGATCAAGGTCCTCGTCGAACACGGTTTCCGACACCACGCTGCCGTTTCGATAGAGCTCGATGAGCGCTTGACGGTTTTCAGGCGCTGAGCCCGTCGCGATGACCCATTGCACATCCCCATGCGTCGCCAGGTCGAGCGCTGGCTTTTCGAGCTTCAGTTCTCGCGGACGGAATATCTCGTTCTGGGTCATGGGAATGCCCGACGCCAGTTGTGCGAGATATTCTGAGAGGCCCACGAGCAGGACCCGCTCCTCCACTTCGCCCAATCGTCCTTCATTGAAGAGACGCTGCCCCCACTCGACAGACCGCGCGATCGCCTCAACAGTGGTCGCCACCCAGGCCAGACCATGCACTGCCCGTTGATGGCGGTCCAGCAATGTC
Above is a genomic segment from Paraburkholderia aromaticivorans containing:
- a CDS encoding MFS transporter, whose amino-acid sequence is MSTQALEAHPTISKRRKAVVASVLGNALENYDFVCYAYFAVLFAHNFFPAEHSAATSLVGTFAIFGVGLIARPLGALFFGRLGDVKGRKLALMIAMPMMGLGTLMMGLLPTYAQIGITAPILLVVFRLIQGFSQGGECGNAISFLIEWAPPKRRALYSCLQQASAVGGTLFGSILAAGLSTLMDHASLEAWGWRIPFLIGGLVITPISYYLRSHVDESPIFETARPASEAESSPSAPESVVLLCVRTLGITTVWVVAFYIFLSYLPSFLTVHGHISSAGALWVNTAGLLAMLISIVTMAVISDRIGRKPLLAAGATFFLLFAYPMFQMLVNLSSIVPIFTAIVLCGIVIGLFAGVCPAAMAEIFPTRMRSTGVSIGFNLSTAIFGGFAPLISEFLIKFTGSQQSPSYYVIFAAAISLVAIASMKETAHKPLS
- a CDS encoding acyl-CoA dehydrogenase family protein — translated: MSQSENLLKHFGGVVPAVRSYAEAVRHAVEVLCCVDGRADATLLDRHQRAVHGLAWVATTVEAIARSVEWGQRLFNEGRLGEVEERVLLVGLSEYLAQLASGIPMTQNEIFRPRELKLEKPALDLATHGDVQWVIATGSAPENRQALIELYRNGSVVSETVFDEDLDLIRDQFRRFAAKEITPYAQSWHLADELIPDAVVAKLAELGTFGVCIPAEFGGLGLGKHAMCIVTEELSRAWIAAGSLGTRSEIAGELIASAGTPEQKAHWLPKISSGEVLPTAVFTEPDTGSDLASLRTRATQLPGGGWQIDGNKTWITHAARSDLMTVLARSEPDVSGYAGLSMFLAPKLRGSGQDPFPTQGMSGGEIPVLGYRGMKEYEIAFDRFEVKGEAVLGGNRGQGFRQLMKTFEGARIQTAARAVGVAWRGFELAWRYAGDRKQFGRPIVEFPRVSDKLAMMLAETVMARELTYFAATEKEKGHRCDIEAGMAKLLAARVAWSNADTGLQIHGGNGYALEFEISRVLCDARILSIFEGAAEIQAQVIGRGLISRRD
- a CDS encoding SDR family NAD(P)-dependent oxidoreductase: MNLDLENKVAIVTGSARGLGAATARRLAEEGAKVVITDISRDRAEDTAAALRADGFSAHCVIGDITKPDDVQRLVDETVATFGTVHILVNNAGSPRDKYLVKMTEDDWDFVINVMLKGAFLVSKAVMPHMIEQGWGRVVNISSRAHFGNPTQANYSAAKAGLIGMAKSLAIEEGRYGITVNCVAPGFMETEMIQALDTYEMIKERAVKMQSVKRAGRPEDVADAVAFLASERASFITGEVLHVTGGRFG